GCCCATGCTCGCGGATCAACGCGCGGGTCAGGATGAAATACGCGATCGCCGACATGAACAGCACGACGCCATACAGCGCGGTCGGCCAGGCGGCCAGATGGTTTTCGCCGACCCAATGCGTGACGGCCGGCAGCAGCGACAGCCAGAACAGCAAATGGAGGTTAGCCCACAACACCGCGCCGTTGACCTTCTGCACCGCGTGGAACATGTGGTGATGGTTGTTCCAGTAGATGCCCACGTAGATGAAACTCAGCACGTACGCGCAGAACACCGGCACCACGGGACGCAGCGCGGCGAGGTCGAAGCCCTCCGGTACTTTGATCTCGAGCACCATGATGGTGATGATGATGGCGATGACGCCATCGCTGAAGGCTTCGATGCGGCCTTTGCCCATGGGTGGGTTCCTGTGATGAGTGCGGCGGATGGTTGGAGGATTATCGGAGATGGGTTGACGGTTGTCGATGCGAGGGCCCTGCGCCGCGACGACGGTAAGCAGGGTGTCTATCGATGTTGTCGAGGCCAATGGGTAATGCTTTTGGGCAGCAAGCAGCCGCCGATCCAGATTGCAGCGCGCGGAAAACGACCGGGCGTTATTCATTTCGCAAACCCTACATGGACGTATCGCACGTCATAAAATCCATATCGCATACAAAAAACATACAAATGACAAAAATATCATTCTCAAGTCACACGTACCGTTCCGCGGTTTTCTAGCATTTTCATAACAAACGGCGATGACAGCCAGCGGCAAAAAACAACATCGAAAATACATCAATCTATCAAGTTGCAATTCAAGCAGGCAGCCGCTGAGTCGGGATTTTTTTAATTTATTGCCCAATAACCATCCCGCAGTTTTCGATTTGAAGACGCAACAATAATAACCAGGCTTCCGGGCTCACACCGATTATCAACGCAGGACAGGGTTAACACCCAAAATATACGAATTGCATTGTGAAATACGGTCGTATAAGAATGCATCTGCCGAAGCGGTTCGACCGATACGACAGGACCTTGAGGAGGCGATCCATGGAGAAGCACGTCTGCGCCGTCGTTTGCAACTTTTCTTCAGATCGCTGGCATGACAGATCAACCTCAAATTATGCCAATTGCTTATCCCGCAAGGAGATTTCCGACACGAATACCATGTGCAAGAAGCATCAGAGGAAATTCACAATTAACAAGATCGATAGCTTGAAATCGACTATCAAAAACAGTCAAACACAGTTTTTACAGATCGACTCCGCCACCTTAATCAAAATAAGCGTCAAAAATCATTTTTCAACCATCCAAACACATCTGGAGGACATTGTCGTGCTGACATAACGAACACTTCCAGTCAATTCAAGACTGCGCAGATACCGCGCCGGTATCGCGCTGATACGAGGCGTCGCCCGGCAATACCGCGCGACGAAATAACAGCCGTCACGGACCAGGCCCGAACACATCTGGAATCAGATGCGGCCGTTGAACGTGACTCTCGACGAGGGTTTTACTGCTATGCGTATTTTGATCGTAGGGCGGACGCATCATATGGGTGAATACCTGACCAGGGCGTTGTCAGAGGCGGGCTTTGTCGTCGACTGGATGCGTGATGGCCCGGATAGTCATATACAGGCGGGATCCGAAGACTATGACCTTGTCATTCTGGACCTGGCTCTATCGTGCGCCGAGGCGTGGCTCGGCCCAGGCCACGACGATCGGGGAGAAGGCACGCCGTTACTGTTATTGGGTAGTTTGCAGGAAAATAATGCAGACGGACGACAGGATGCCGTCGACGCCAACCGCGGCACCCGATTCGAATTCCCAAAACTACTTAAGCAAATCCGCAATCTTCTTCATTGCGGAGACGACGCGTCGATCCTGAAGCTAGCCGATCTTCAGTTGAACCTGAAACGCCGCAGTGCAACACGTCAAGGACGTTCGATACTCCTGACATCAAAAGAATTCTCGCTACTGTGGCTACTAATGCGACATCAGGGCGAAATTCTGCCTCGCGCGATTATTGCCTCCCAGGTATGGGATATGAATTTTTCCAGCGGCACGAATGTCGTCGACGTATTGGTGCGACGGTTGCGCCTGAAGATTGACAACGGACAGTTCCCAAAGCTGATCCACACGGTCAGAAATATGGGGTATGTATGCGAGGATCGCTCGGGGAAGCTGGGCATGCCGCCAGACCCGAACGGTAGACCCATTGCCGTTTAGCCGTTCTTTTACGGTTCACGTGTTTTTACCTGGTCTCATTCAACGCACCGGGATCTGATTTCCCCGGTGGCGTTGTGCGCGAACCGGTTCTGGCGCACACACGCATGA
The sequence above is a segment of the Paraburkholderia sp. D15 genome. Coding sequences within it:
- a CDS encoding TMEM175 family protein yields the protein MGKGRIEAFSDGVIAIIITIMVLEIKVPEGFDLAALRPVVPVFCAYVLSFIYVGIYWNNHHHMFHAVQKVNGAVLWANLHLLFWLSLLPAVTHWVGENHLAAWPTALYGVVLFMSAIAYFILTRALIREHGRDSTLARAVGSDFKGKVSVVIYLAGIALAFVVPWGSVALYTLAAIWWLVPDRRIEHVLEA
- a CDS encoding winged helix-turn-helix domain-containing protein, whose translation is MRILIVGRTHHMGEYLTRALSEAGFVVDWMRDGPDSHIQAGSEDYDLVILDLALSCAEAWLGPGHDDRGEGTPLLLLGSLQENNADGRQDAVDANRGTRFEFPKLLKQIRNLLHCGDDASILKLADLQLNLKRRSATRQGRSILLTSKEFSLLWLLMRHQGEILPRAIIASQVWDMNFSSGTNVVDVLVRRLRLKIDNGQFPKLIHTVRNMGYVCEDRSGKLGMPPDPNGRPIAV